From one Methylomonas paludis genomic stretch:
- a CDS encoding ABC transporter permease subunit, translating into MNPAWVLFKREFRSYFATPIAFVFIVIFLLLSGALTFYLGDFLERGQADLEPFFRFHPWLYLFLVPAVAMRLWADERKSGTIELLLTLPISIWQAVLAKFAAAWCFIGIALSLTFPIWVTVNILGKPDNGVIFAAYLGSLLMAGAFLAIGTCLSALTRSQAVAFILSVVVCFVLLLAGSPMVLDVFRAIAPQILVDAIADISFLTHFNTISKGVIDVRDLIYFLLSISFWLYANTLVIDLKKAD; encoded by the coding sequence ATGAATCCGGCATGGGTACTCTTTAAGCGCGAATTTCGCAGTTATTTTGCAACACCGATTGCATTTGTATTTATCGTCATTTTTCTGCTGTTGTCTGGTGCGTTAACTTTCTATTTGGGAGATTTTCTTGAACGTGGACAAGCTGATTTGGAGCCATTTTTTCGATTTCATCCCTGGCTATACTTATTTTTAGTACCTGCAGTTGCCATGCGGCTCTGGGCAGATGAACGTAAGAGCGGCACAATAGAATTATTATTAACTTTACCCATCAGCATTTGGCAAGCGGTATTGGCAAAATTTGCTGCCGCATGGTGTTTTATCGGTATAGCCCTATCCTTAACTTTTCCTATCTGGGTAACCGTCAATATTTTGGGTAAGCCCGATAATGGCGTTATTTTTGCTGCTTACTTGGGGAGTTTATTGATGGCAGGTGCTTTCTTGGCCATAGGAACCTGTTTGTCGGCATTAACCCGTAGTCAGGCGGTTGCTTTTATCTTAAGTGTGGTGGTGTGTTTTGTGTTGTTACTGGCCGGTTCACCTATGGTATTGGATGTCTTTAGAGCTATAGCTCCGCAAATCCTGGTAGATGCTATCGCTGATATTAGCTTTTTGACTCATTTCAATACCATTAGCAAAGGCGTCATTGATGTGCGTGATCTCATTTATTTTCTGCTCAGTATCAGCTTTTGGCTATATGCCAACACTCTCGTGATTGATCTGAAGAAGGCTGACTAA
- a CDS encoding ABC transporter ATP-binding protein has protein sequence MIETLELTKCYGGFTAVDHVSFRVEPGEVLGFLGPNGAGKSTTMKMLTGFLTPSSGSASVCGFDVQKQALQVKQVVGYLPEGAPSYGEMTPRQFLEFIAAIRGLSGAYRKRRLNDVIGRLELEAVLDQSIDTLSKGFKRRVGLAQAILHDPEVLILDEPTDGLDPNQKHQVRGLINAMARNKVIVISTHILEEVSAVCKRSIIIAGGKLLADATPAELAARSRYHMAVSLTAEDTASARQALSEISGVASIEVDPQDSRLTVFPLPNVEILPAVSAVIDRKNLKVSELQLESGRLDEVFRSITAPYQKEVLL, from the coding sequence ATGATTGAAACCCTGGAACTAACCAAATGTTATGGTGGGTTCACCGCTGTTGATCATGTCAGCTTTCGGGTGGAACCTGGTGAAGTTTTGGGCTTTCTGGGGCCTAATGGCGCTGGAAAATCGACTACCATGAAAATGCTGACTGGATTTCTAACGCCCAGTTCCGGTTCTGCTTCAGTTTGTGGTTTTGATGTGCAAAAACAAGCTTTGCAAGTAAAACAGGTGGTAGGCTATTTACCGGAAGGTGCACCGAGCTATGGTGAAATGACCCCCAGGCAGTTTTTAGAGTTTATCGCGGCTATAAGAGGACTGAGCGGGGCTTACCGTAAACGCCGGCTTAATGATGTGATTGGTCGCTTGGAGTTGGAAGCCGTACTAGATCAAAGTATCGATACATTGTCCAAAGGCTTTAAACGCAGGGTGGGCCTAGCTCAGGCTATATTACACGACCCCGAAGTCCTGATATTGGATGAACCCACTGATGGTCTTGATCCCAATCAAAAACATCAAGTGCGTGGGCTGATCAATGCCATGGCTCGGAATAAAGTCATTGTGATTTCAACCCATATCCTTGAGGAAGTCAGCGCCGTCTGTAAGCGCAGTATTATCATAGCCGGGGGGAAATTATTAGCTGATGCCACGCCTGCTGAGTTGGCAGCTCGATCTCGTTATCATATGGCTGTTTCTTTAACTGCAGAGGACACCGCCAGTGCCAGACAGGCACTAAGCGAGATCTCGGGTGTCGCCAGTATTGAAGTTGATCCTCAGGATAGTCGGCTTACGGTATTTCCGTTGCCTAATGTGGAAATTTTGCCGGCTGTCAGTGCTGTAATAGACCGTAAAAATTTGAAAGTCAGCGAACTACAATTGGAATCTGGTCGTCTGGATGAGGTATTCCGTAGTATTACTGCTCCCTACCAAAAAGAGGTGCTGCTATGA
- a CDS encoding ABC transporter ATP-binding protein, protein MEKIIELKQVFKDYAQAGSPQSVLHDINLEVFPGEFLAIVGPSGNGKSTLLNLITGIDYPTSGEVLVNGTRLQRLSNEQLTRWRGANVGIVFQFFQLLPTLNLLQNILLPMDFLGHLSKIQRKERAEHLLELVGLSPESKRLPSQISGGQQQRAAIARALANDPALIVADEPTGNLDAATAEVVFNLFAHLRDQGKTLVMVTHNEELAAAASRKLEIRSGRIHADILLNRYGGDLL, encoded by the coding sequence ATGGAAAAAATTATCGAACTGAAACAGGTTTTTAAAGATTACGCTCAAGCAGGCAGTCCGCAAAGTGTATTACACGATATTAATCTTGAGGTTTTTCCCGGCGAGTTTCTGGCGATAGTTGGCCCTTCGGGCAACGGCAAATCGACATTGCTGAACCTGATTACCGGTATCGATTATCCCACCAGCGGTGAAGTGCTTGTTAACGGCACCAGACTCCAGCGTCTCAGCAACGAACAACTCACACGTTGGCGCGGCGCTAATGTCGGCATTGTGTTTCAGTTTTTTCAACTTTTGCCTACCTTGAATCTGTTGCAAAATATTTTGTTGCCCATGGATTTTCTAGGTCATTTAAGCAAAATCCAACGCAAAGAACGAGCCGAGCATTTGCTGGAACTGGTTGGACTAAGCCCAGAATCAAAGCGCTTACCCAGTCAGATTTCCGGCGGCCAGCAACAGCGTGCCGCTATCGCCCGGGCCCTGGCCAACGACCCGGCACTGATTGTGGCTGATGAGCCCACCGGCAATCTGGATGCTGCAACTGCGGAAGTGGTTTTTAATTTGTTTGCACATCTGCGGGATCAAGGTAAAACGCTGGTGATGGTCACACATAATGAAGAACTGGCTGCGGCGGCGAGCCGCAAACTAGAAATAAGATCAGGGCGTATTCATGCCGATATATTACTAAACCGCTATGGCGGGGATTTACTTTGA